One stretch of Serinicoccus hydrothermalis DNA includes these proteins:
- a CDS encoding alpha-glucosidase — MPAPLDAPLPRDWWSSAVVYQIYPRSFADGDGDGIGDLRGVLDHLDHLEHLGVDVVWLSPVYRSPQDDNGYDISDYQDIDPVFGSLEVMDELIAALHGRGIRLVMDLVVNHTSDEHPWFEDSRSSPVSDRRDWYWWRPPREGHTGGEPGAEPTDWRSFFSGPAWEFDEATGEYYLHLFSRKQPDLNWENPQVRESVYAMMRWWLDRGVDGFRMDVINLVSKPGTLTDGDCFHSVVDGPRMHEFLAEMRREVFADHPRAFLTVGETPGVDVDTARRYTDPERGEVDMVFQFEHVDLGIGAGGKFDRVPVTMPELRESLMRWQTGLADRGWNSLYWDNHDQPRAVSRFGDDDPAWRERSAKTLASVLHTLRGTPYVYQGEELGMTNLPFATLADLRDIESLNHVAEQEVAGVGFEELLAGLREVSRDNARTPVQWSAAPGAGFTDGEPWIGVNPNHREINAEAQVGVAGSVLEHYRALVALRHEHEVVARGGITPLAMDHPDLWAFGRELDGVELLTLASFTREPLTLPEGLLDGWRDAAVAVSTSTEAAAGVQEGGVLLGWESVVLLRGA, encoded by the coding sequence ATGCCCGCGCCCCTCGACGCCCCGCTGCCCCGCGACTGGTGGAGCTCCGCCGTCGTCTACCAGATCTACCCGCGCAGCTTCGCCGACGGCGACGGGGACGGCATCGGGGACCTGCGCGGCGTGCTGGACCACCTCGACCACCTGGAGCACCTCGGGGTGGACGTGGTCTGGCTCAGCCCGGTCTACCGGAGCCCGCAGGACGACAACGGCTACGACATCAGCGACTACCAGGACATCGACCCGGTCTTCGGCTCGCTGGAGGTGATGGACGAGCTGATCGCCGCCCTGCACGGGCGGGGGATCCGCCTGGTCATGGACCTCGTGGTCAACCACACCAGCGACGAGCACCCCTGGTTCGAGGACAGCCGCTCCTCCCCGGTGTCGGACCGGCGCGACTGGTACTGGTGGCGCCCGCCGCGGGAGGGGCATACCGGAGGGGAGCCGGGCGCCGAGCCGACCGACTGGCGCTCCTTCTTCTCCGGGCCGGCGTGGGAGTTCGACGAGGCGACGGGGGAGTACTACCTGCACCTGTTCAGCCGCAAGCAGCCCGACCTGAACTGGGAGAACCCGCAGGTCAGGGAGTCGGTCTACGCGATGATGCGGTGGTGGCTGGACCGGGGCGTCGACGGTTTCCGGATGGACGTCATCAACCTCGTCTCCAAGCCCGGGACCCTCACCGACGGCGACTGCTTCCACTCCGTGGTCGACGGTCCGCGGATGCACGAGTTCCTCGCCGAGATGCGCCGCGAGGTCTTCGCCGACCACCCTCGCGCCTTCCTCACGGTGGGCGAGACGCCCGGCGTCGACGTCGACACCGCCCGCCGCTACACCGACCCGGAGCGCGGGGAGGTGGACATGGTCTTCCAGTTCGAGCACGTCGACCTCGGCATCGGGGCGGGCGGGAAGTTCGACCGGGTGCCGGTCACCATGCCCGAGCTGCGCGAGAGCCTCATGCGCTGGCAGACCGGCCTCGCCGACCGGGGGTGGAACAGCCTCTACTGGGACAACCACGACCAGCCGCGGGCGGTGTCCCGGTTCGGCGACGACGACCCGGCGTGGCGCGAGCGCTCGGCCAAGACCCTGGCGAGCGTGCTGCACACCCTGCGCGGGACGCCGTACGTCTACCAGGGCGAGGAGCTGGGGATGACGAACCTCCCCTTCGCGACGCTCGCCGACCTGCGCGACATCGAGTCGCTCAACCACGTCGCCGAGCAGGAGGTCGCCGGCGTCGGCTTCGAGGAGCTGCTCGCGGGCCTGCGCGAGGTGAGCCGCGACAACGCCCGGACCCCGGTGCAGTGGAGCGCCGCACCGGGGGCAGGGTTCACCGACGGCGAGCCGTGGATCGGCGTCAACCCCAACCACCGGGAGATCAACGCCGAGGCGCAGGTGGGCGTCGCCGGCTCCGTCCTCGAGCACTACCGCGCGCTCGTCGCGCTCCGGCACGAGCACGAGGTGGTGGCCCGCGGCGGCATCACCCCGCTGGCGATGGATCACCCCGACCTGTGGGCCTTCGGGCGTGAGCTCGACGGCGTCGAGCTGCTGACCCTGGCCTCCTTCACCCGCGAGCCGCTCACCCTGCCCGAGGGTCTGCTCGACGGCTGGCGGGACGCCGCCGTGGCGGTGTCGACCTCGACCGAGGCCGCCGCCGGGGTGCAGGAGGGCGGCGTGCTGCTGGGCTGGGAGTCGGTGGTCCTGCTCAGAGGAGCCTGA
- a CDS encoding amidohydrolase family protein, with amino-acid sequence MWITDVRSWGGPPCDVRVEGEHITQVTAPSPDRPSTTGEVVLEGRGRLLLPAFADVHVHLDSTRLGLPFRPHTGGPGVWTMMLNDREHWRDAEVGLVERVDHTLELMIARGTTRVRSFAQVDVDCGLERLEAVLAARETHSERAEVQVIAFPQAGLLREQGSVEVLEEALRAGADVVGGIDPCSLDRDPARHLDLVFELAQRHTVPVDIHLHEPGELGRFSADLICERTEALGMQGQVLISHGYGLWDGTEPQTAALVERLAELDVATATVAPGGRQTLPLAQLAEAGVRVGLGEDGQRDYWSPYGNGDMLDRTWQLAFTHGFRADALVEHALAVATRGGASIMDPGMPRLTGVEDRPGLAVGDRADLLLVAGETPTSAVMDRPGDRTVLHRGRVVADALRLL; translated from the coding sequence ATGTGGATCACCGACGTCCGCTCCTGGGGCGGCCCTCCCTGCGACGTCCGGGTCGAGGGCGAGCACATCACGCAGGTCACCGCCCCCTCCCCGGACAGGCCCTCGACCACCGGCGAGGTCGTCCTGGAGGGACGGGGCCGGCTGCTCCTGCCCGCCTTCGCCGACGTCCACGTGCACCTCGACTCCACCCGGCTGGGGCTGCCCTTCCGCCCGCACACCGGCGGCCCCGGCGTGTGGACGATGATGCTCAACGACCGGGAGCACTGGCGGGACGCGGAGGTCGGTCTCGTCGAACGGGTCGACCACACGCTGGAGCTCATGATCGCCCGGGGCACCACCCGGGTGCGCTCCTTCGCGCAGGTCGACGTCGACTGCGGCCTGGAGCGGCTCGAGGCGGTGCTCGCCGCCCGCGAGACCCACAGCGAGCGGGCCGAGGTCCAGGTCATCGCCTTCCCGCAGGCGGGGCTGCTGCGCGAGCAGGGCTCGGTCGAGGTGCTCGAGGAGGCGCTGCGGGCCGGGGCGGACGTGGTGGGCGGCATCGACCCCTGCTCGCTGGACCGCGACCCGGCGCGTCACCTGGACCTCGTCTTCGAGCTCGCGCAACGGCATACCGTGCCCGTCGACATCCACCTGCACGAGCCGGGCGAGCTCGGACGCTTCTCCGCCGACCTCATCTGCGAGCGCACCGAGGCGCTCGGGATGCAGGGCCAGGTGCTCATCTCGCACGGCTACGGCCTCTGGGACGGCACCGAGCCGCAGACCGCGGCCCTCGTGGAGCGCCTCGCCGAGCTCGACGTCGCCACGGCGACCGTCGCCCCCGGCGGCCGGCAGACCCTGCCGCTCGCGCAGCTCGCCGAGGCCGGGGTGCGCGTGGGGCTCGGCGAGGACGGCCAGCGCGACTACTGGTCGCCCTACGGCAACGGCGACATGCTCGACCGCACCTGGCAGCTGGCCTTCACCCACGGGTTCCGGGCCGACGCCCTCGTCGAGCACGCGCTCGCCGTCGCCACCCGCGGCGGCGCCAGCATCATGGACCCGGGTATGCCGCGGCTCACCGGCGTCGAGGACCGGCCGGGCCTCGCGGTCGGTGACCGGGCCGACCTGCTCCTCGTCGCCGGCGAGACCCCGACGTCGGCGGTCATGGACCGGCCCGGTGACCGGACCGTCCTGCACCGCGGGCGCGTGGTCGCGGACGCGCTCAGGCTCCTCTGA
- a CDS encoding SPFH domain-containing protein — MDPINLIVWVVVLLLALFVVVAIARAIRIVPQATSVIVERLGKYDRTLDAGLHFLVPFIDRPRSVVDLREQVVSFPPQPVITSDNLVVSIDTVIYFQPTDPKAATYEIANYIQGIEQLTVTTLRNVIGSLDLEQTLTSRDMINGQLRGVLDEATGRWGIRVNRVELKAIDPPASVQDSMEKQMRAERDRRAAILNAEGVKQSQILTAEGEKQAQILKAEGTAQSAILESQGEARAILQVFDAIHKGNPDSKLLAYQYLQMLPEIAKGDSNQMWVVPTELTAALSGIGNALGGARPGDTAALDAPSQGISSDAGDMGLDDMDTPTLEDPREALRRAREEAQGATRDAETTTTSRSRKEADQAIAEAAEKAKRAATGQADEGQQGELGELSQPEQVAPDLGQQAGQAQEQGDADAQAQADPEAEPWERPEGEGQPWRRDEQS; from the coding sequence ATGGATCCCATCAACCTCATCGTCTGGGTCGTCGTGCTGCTGCTGGCGCTCTTCGTCGTCGTGGCGATCGCCCGGGCGATCCGGATCGTGCCGCAGGCGACGAGCGTCATCGTCGAGCGGCTCGGTAAGTACGACCGCACGCTGGACGCCGGGCTGCACTTCCTCGTGCCCTTCATCGACCGGCCGCGCTCGGTGGTCGACCTGCGCGAGCAGGTCGTGAGCTTCCCGCCGCAGCCGGTGATCACCAGCGACAACCTGGTGGTCTCGATCGACACCGTCATCTACTTCCAGCCCACGGACCCCAAGGCGGCGACCTACGAGATCGCCAACTACATCCAGGGCATCGAGCAGCTCACCGTCACCACGCTGCGCAACGTCATCGGCTCCCTCGACCTGGAGCAGACGCTGACCAGCCGCGACATGATCAACGGCCAGCTGCGCGGGGTGCTGGACGAGGCGACCGGCCGCTGGGGCATCCGGGTCAACCGGGTCGAGCTCAAGGCGATCGACCCGCCCGCCAGCGTGCAGGACTCGATGGAGAAGCAAATGCGCGCCGAGCGCGACCGGCGCGCCGCGATCCTCAACGCCGAGGGTGTCAAGCAGAGCCAGATCCTCACCGCCGAGGGTGAGAAGCAGGCCCAGATCCTCAAGGCCGAGGGCACCGCGCAGTCGGCGATCCTGGAGTCGCAGGGTGAGGCCCGCGCGATCCTGCAGGTCTTCGACGCCATCCACAAGGGCAACCCGGACAGCAAGCTGCTGGCCTACCAGTACCTCCAGATGCTGCCCGAGATCGCCAAGGGCGACTCCAACCAGATGTGGGTCGTGCCGACCGAGCTCACGGCCGCGCTGTCGGGCATCGGCAACGCGCTCGGCGGTGCCCGCCCCGGCGACACCGCGGCGCTCGACGCCCCCTCGCAGGGCATCAGCTCCGACGCCGGCGACATGGGCCTGGACGACATGGACACCCCCACCCTGGAGGACCCGCGCGAGGCGCTGCGCCGGGCCCGCGAGGAGGCGCAGGGCGCCACCCGCGACGCCGAGACGACGACCACCAGCCGGTCCCGCAAGGAGGCCGACCAGGCGATCGCCGAGGCCGCGGAGAAGGCCAAGCGTGCGGCCACCGGCCAGGCCGACGAGGGCCAGCAGGGCGAGCTCGGCGAGCTCTCCCAGCCCGAGCAGGTCGCGCCCGACCTCGGCCAGCAGGCCGGCCAGGCGCAGGAGCAGGGCGACGCCGACGCGCAGGCGCAGGCGGACCCGGAGGCTGAGCCGTGGGAACGGCCTGAGGGCGAGGGCCAGCCGTGGCGACGGGACGAGCAGAGCTGA
- a CDS encoding NfeD family protein has translation MTTLDLLFLMLALGALVTAVVAGAGIGIIWQVLLFAVASGLFVFALRPVALKYLRLEGRGGPMGVAGHVGQTATVLEPVSDRDGLVKLRGEDWTARAELEGQTFATGDLVTVVRIDGATAVVAASTPEDKPFDLEPPPA, from the coding sequence ATGACGACCCTGGACCTGTTGTTCCTCATGCTCGCGCTGGGCGCGCTGGTGACCGCGGTGGTCGCCGGCGCCGGGATCGGCATCATCTGGCAGGTGCTGCTCTTCGCGGTCGCCTCGGGCCTGTTCGTCTTCGCCCTGCGCCCGGTCGCGCTGAAGTACCTCCGCCTGGAGGGACGCGGCGGCCCCATGGGCGTCGCGGGCCACGTGGGCCAGACCGCGACGGTGCTGGAGCCGGTCTCCGACCGCGACGGGCTGGTCAAGCTGCGCGGTGAGGACTGGACCGCGCGGGCCGAGCTGGAGGGTCAGACCTTCGCCACCGGTGACCTGGTCACCGTGGTCCGCATCGACGGGGCGACGGCGGTGGTCGCCGCCTCCACGCCCGAGGACAAGCCCTTCGACCTGGAACCGCCGCCCGCCTGA